A single Salmo trutta chromosome 14, fSalTru1.1, whole genome shotgun sequence DNA region contains:
- the LOC115207117 gene encoding arf-GAP with SH3 domain, ANK repeat and PH domain-containing protein 2-like: protein MPQPISRSPPLISSHLHSGVQWGLLPLWQPPAPSAQESTAQAKVRWVQAIYDCVADHHDELTFNKGEILVVLEEDNADWC from the exons ATGCCTCAGCCCATCAGCAGAagccctcccctcatctcctcacaCCTTCATTCTGGAGTCCAATGGGGCCTTCTCCCACTATGGCAACCCCCTGCACCCTCTGCCCAGGAGAGCACCG CCCAAGCAAAAGTGAGGTGGGTCCAAGCCATCTACGACTGTGTGGCTGACCACCATGATGAGCTCACCTTCAACAAGGGTGAGATATTGGTTGTGCTGGAGGAGGACAATGCTGATTGGTGTTAA